A genomic stretch from Pseudobdellovibrionaceae bacterium includes:
- a CDS encoding leucyl aminopeptidase family protein has product MNARILFCSKEEFSKNNYKVLNPFLSPKNKSIFLKAYKENKSTYFLLKDSFFFLCLLSVHKPSNTSTDAFCSSDFSEAKNKTGDSFSHLSKLSVKKLSIFTENLNTFQSLGVVVGAYVASYKYKKIAFNKLLSHSMEEDCFKPNLKFTIKGISSSLIKKGKTQAYAINMARHLVNLPPNILNTDNYANWIQETWKGFANTKVSVWDNKKLKKEKMNLLLAVGEASACSSYLVKISYRGAKNSKTKTLNTIDVAFVGKGIVFDSGGLGIKPAGAMRLMKKDMGGSASVLGLAYWVANNQPSINCDFYIPIAENSISGKAFRPGDVYQSRSGKLVEIHHTDAEGRLILADALSLAVESKPKKIINIATLTGATRVALGYDVGGLYSNHVAFTKEIVTSAQQSGEALWPMPMVKKYKQQLSSNTADISHAADGMAGGIRAALFLEEFIQSCPWVHLDIYAWQNSPQGALLESGGSGQAVQSLIYWLENKLVNNIN; this is encoded by the coding sequence ATGAATGCTCGTATTTTATTTTGTAGTAAAGAAGAATTTAGCAAAAATAATTATAAAGTTTTAAATCCTTTTTTAAGCCCTAAAAATAAATCTATTTTTTTAAAAGCTTATAAAGAAAATAAAAGCACTTATTTTCTTTTAAAAGATTCTTTTTTTTTCTTATGCCTGCTTTCTGTACATAAACCATCAAACACTTCTACAGATGCTTTTTGTAGTTCCGACTTTTCAGAGGCTAAAAATAAAACGGGAGACAGTTTTTCGCACCTGTCTAAATTGTCTGTCAAAAAACTATCTATTTTTACAGAAAATTTAAATACTTTTCAGTCATTAGGTGTGGTGGTAGGGGCTTATGTAGCTTCGTATAAATATAAAAAAATAGCCTTTAATAAATTATTAAGTCATTCCATGGAGGAAGACTGTTTTAAACCAAATCTTAAATTTACTATTAAAGGAATTTCTTCTAGCTTAATAAAAAAAGGAAAAACTCAGGCGTATGCTATTAATATGGCAAGGCACTTGGTAAATTTACCGCCTAATATTTTAAACACAGATAATTATGCTAATTGGATTCAAGAAACTTGGAAGGGTTTTGCAAATACTAAAGTCAGTGTTTGGGATAATAAAAAATTAAAAAAAGAAAAAATGAACTTATTGTTAGCTGTGGGGGAGGCGAGTGCTTGTTCTTCTTACTTAGTTAAAATATCTTACCGTGGGGCTAAAAACAGTAAAACTAAAACACTTAATACTATTGATGTGGCTTTTGTAGGAAAGGGTATTGTTTTTGACTCGGGAGGTTTGGGTATTAAACCTGCGGGGGCTATGCGCTTAATGAAAAAAGATATGGGTGGTTCGGCCAGTGTGTTAGGTTTAGCTTACTGGGTAGCAAATAATCAACCGTCCATTAACTGTGATTTTTATATTCCCATTGCAGAAAATAGTATTTCTGGTAAAGCGTTTCGCCCAGGCGATGTTTACCAATCTCGCTCGGGAAAATTAGTAGAAATTCATCACACCGACGCAGAGGGTAGGTTAATTTTAGCAGATGCTTTATCTTTGGCGGTAGAATCTAAGCCTAAAAAAATTATTAATATTGCTACTTTAACAGGAGCGACTCGCGTGGCCTTAGGCTATGATGTAGGAGGTTTGTATTCTAATCATGTGGCTTTTACTAAAGAAATTGTAACTAGCGCACAGCAGTCGGGCGAAGCTTTATGGCCAATGCCTATGGTAAAAAAATATAAACAGCAATTATCTTCTAATACTGCAGATATTTCTCATGCCGCAGATGGAATGGCCGGTGGTATTAGAGCGGCTTTATTTTTAGAGGAATTTATTCAATCCTGCCCATGGGTGCATTTAGATATTTATGCTTGGCAAAACTCTCCACAAGGGGCTTTGTTAGAAAGTGGAGGAAGTGGGCAAGCGGTACAAAGTTTAATTTATTGGTTAGAAAACAAATTGGTTAACAATATAAACTAA
- a CDS encoding CrcB family protein, whose product MQGLNIVIGIFILGGLGAFFRYMVGAFFMHSMYGVLAVNVIASFFAGVLSFSTTLSSPYKLVIIFGLLGSFSTFSSYALQVHQLLLEGQWLRAGVVFIANNLLSILACYLGYKLALNL is encoded by the coding sequence GTGCAAGGATTGAATATTGTTATTGGTATTTTTATACTAGGTGGTTTAGGGGCATTCTTTCGTTATATGGTTGGTGCATTTTTTATGCATAGTATGTATGGAGTGTTAGCAGTTAATGTCATAGCCAGTTTTTTTGCTGGAGTATTAAGTTTTAGCACGACGCTGTCCTCCCCTTATAAATTAGTTATTATATTTGGGCTCTTGGGCTCTTTTAGTACTTTTTCTAGCTATGCATTGCAAGTTCATCAATTATTGTTAGAGGGGCAGTGGTTACGGGCGGGGGTAGTTTTTATTGCTAATAACCTGTTAAGCATTTTGGCTTGTTACTTAGGTTATAAGTTGGCCTTAAATTTATAA
- the lnt gene encoding apolipoprotein N-acyltransferase: MLAKSLSIYKLPLLSALLISLSYIPFYPWATLFSFIPLWIFILRSKSLKTVFYGSLITGTLLAAISSYWIFIAIFEFGQIPVLLALPLSLLFFLIAQLFIPLSSVCSFLIKKHFQLNKAYGLLVLATIFSLLQQFTPTPLPWFASTTFLQYQIPLYHFADLIGFAGLNSVLLLFNASLGYAYLYKKKYWALNTIILFFTLVSLGHFYGQAYKTSTVKNQKTLSMQIVQTGIGSVIDYKKYFINKPSKLQKNFNPRRQILELHKKETLKTIKPNSISLWPESALLNYANQNNPLSQNLNAFSKTHNISIIFGSWFFNQKHQAPQISLFFHSPKDTKSTLSYKKVKLVPFGETLPLQQYFPKFIQWIYTQIPSVGNFLAEKKPLIKTFQNINFGSQICYESLFPELSRDLSQQGAQILINVSNDSWYDSWFQPRQHLYTSFSRAIENRLPMVRATTTGISGAILANGNVLKLSPYKKGASWSHLYSIKYLQNPSPSFYAKHPYWFNYLLLIFLFSLLITKYKKNNCN, from the coding sequence ATGCTAGCAAAGAGTCTTTCGATTTACAAACTACCTCTTTTATCCGCTCTTTTAATTAGCCTTAGCTATATACCTTTTTATCCATGGGCGACTTTATTTAGTTTTATACCTTTGTGGATATTTATTTTACGCAGCAAGAGCCTTAAAACCGTGTTTTATGGCTCTTTAATTACGGGAACCTTACTGGCTGCCATATCTTCGTATTGGATTTTTATTGCTATTTTTGAGTTTGGACAAATACCTGTACTACTAGCACTGCCTTTAAGTTTGCTGTTTTTTCTTATTGCACAACTATTTATACCTTTATCTTCTGTTTGTAGTTTTTTGATAAAAAAACATTTTCAGCTCAATAAAGCTTATGGCTTACTAGTTTTAGCCACTATATTTAGCTTATTACAGCAATTTACCCCAACCCCCCTGCCTTGGTTTGCCTCTACTACTTTTTTGCAGTACCAAATTCCTTTATATCACTTTGCTGACCTTATTGGTTTTGCAGGGCTAAATAGTGTGTTGTTGCTTTTTAATGCTAGCTTAGGCTATGCCTATTTATATAAAAAAAAATACTGGGCATTAAATACTATTATTCTTTTTTTTACTTTAGTAAGCTTAGGGCACTTTTATGGCCAAGCTTATAAAACTTCTACTGTAAAAAATCAAAAAACACTTTCTATGCAAATAGTACAGACAGGAATAGGAAGTGTAATAGATTATAAAAAATATTTTATTAACAAGCCTTCTAAACTACAAAAGAATTTTAATCCTCGAAGACAAATTCTTGAACTTCATAAGAAAGAAACTTTAAAAACTATAAAGCCTAACAGCATTAGTCTGTGGCCTGAATCAGCTCTATTAAATTATGCCAATCAAAATAACCCTCTAAGCCAAAATTTAAATGCATTTTCTAAGACTCATAATATTTCTATAATATTTGGATCTTGGTTTTTTAACCAAAAGCATCAAGCTCCTCAAATTTCTTTATTTTTTCACTCCCCTAAGGATACAAAATCTACACTTTCTTATAAGAAAGTAAAACTAGTGCCTTTTGGAGAAACTTTGCCTTTACAGCAATACTTTCCTAAATTTATTCAATGGATATATACACAAATACCTTCTGTTGGAAATTTTTTAGCAGAAAAAAAGCCACTGATAAAAACTTTTCAAAATATTAACTTTGGTTCACAAATTTGTTATGAATCCTTATTTCCAGAATTATCTCGCGATTTAAGTCAACAGGGAGCGCAAATTTTAATAAATGTTAGTAATGACTCTTGGTATGATTCTTGGTTTCAACCAAGGCAACATCTATATACTAGCTTTTCTAGAGCTATAGAAAACAGACTGCCCATGGTTAGAGCTACCACTACAGGAATTTCTGGAGCTATACTAGCCAATGGCAATGTCTTAAAGCTATCTCCCTACAAAAAGGGAGCCTCTTGGAGTCATTTATACTCTATTAAATATTTACAAAATCCCTCCCCTAGCTTTTATGCAAAACACCCTTATTGGTTTAACTACTTATTGCTTATTTTTTTGTTTAGCTTATTAATAACAAAATATAAAAAAAATAACTGCAATTAA